In Halorhabdus rudnickae, the following proteins share a genomic window:
- the phoU gene encoding phosphate signaling complex protein PhoU: MPREGYQEQLDELREDVLYMSEVVCDRLQTGLDALEKKDDDLARNVIDGDDEINQLYLDLERECVNLLALQQPVAGDLRFIAASFKIITDLERVGDLAVNLGEYAIEAEQDLAPDVDVQSIGDSVVEMNKQAIEAYAEEDTELCYTIGERDDEVDMMCQDASDTVMRNLIEREIDDETSEAEIEGLMRDVSRLLLTIRDLERVGDHAVNIAARTLYMVDNDDALIY, from the coding sequence ATGCCACGTGAAGGATATCAGGAACAACTCGACGAACTGCGGGAAGACGTCCTCTACATGAGTGAGGTCGTTTGCGACCGTCTGCAGACGGGCCTGGATGCCTTAGAGAAGAAAGACGACGACCTCGCTCGCAACGTCATCGACGGTGACGACGAAATCAATCAGCTCTATCTCGATCTCGAACGCGAGTGTGTTAACTTGCTCGCACTCCAGCAGCCGGTTGCCGGCGACCTCCGCTTTATTGCCGCCAGCTTCAAGATCATCACTGATCTGGAGCGTGTCGGTGACCTCGCCGTCAATCTCGGCGAGTACGCTATCGAGGCCGAACAGGATCTCGCTCCTGACGTCGACGTGCAATCGATCGGTGACAGCGTCGTCGAGATGAACAAACAGGCCATCGAGGCCTACGCCGAGGAGGACACCGAGCTCTGTTATACGATCGGTGAGCGTGACGACGAGGTCGACATGATGTGTCAAGACGCCTCCGACACGGTCATGCGGAACCTCATCGAACGCGAGATCGACGACGAGACCAGCGAGGCCGAGATCGAGGGTCTGATGCGCGACGTCTCCCGACTTCTGTTGACGATCCGGGACCTCGAACGCGTCGGCGACCACGCCGTCAACATCGCCGCCCGGACGCTGTACATGGTCGACAACGACGATGCCCTGATCTACTAG
- a CDS encoding class I SAM-dependent methyltransferase has translation MDPHEDAYGQSIRDYHEHGTGFEIIERDDGHIAPSRGPAMYFGDYDDWGTDEQTALGHLRESVLDVGCGAGRHTLYAKQQGHEVAGIDVSPGAVAVSRDRGLDRVEQCDVSDVDEAFDSDAFETVLMLGVNFGLVGTGETAPTVLSALATVTTPDGWILAQSRDPHDTDEPQYQEYHAFNRDRGRLPGALRIRARYKTYATPWFDYLLVSPTEMDRVLAETDWARTETWQGEGGLYTAMLEKEK, from the coding sequence ATGGATCCCCACGAGGATGCCTATGGACAGTCAATCCGTGACTACCACGAGCACGGAACGGGGTTCGAAATCATCGAGCGCGACGACGGGCATATCGCGCCGTCGCGGGGACCGGCGATGTACTTCGGTGACTACGATGACTGGGGTACGGACGAACAAACTGCCCTCGGCCACCTCCGGGAGTCAGTCCTCGACGTCGGTTGCGGTGCGGGACGACACACCCTCTACGCAAAGCAGCAAGGCCACGAAGTAGCCGGCATCGACGTTTCGCCTGGCGCCGTCGCGGTAAGTCGTGACCGCGGCCTCGACCGTGTCGAGCAATGTGACGTGAGCGACGTCGACGAAGCGTTCGATTCTGACGCCTTCGAGACAGTACTCATGCTCGGAGTCAATTTTGGACTGGTTGGGACGGGGGAGACTGCACCAACGGTTCTGTCCGCTCTCGCGACGGTGACAACGCCCGACGGCTGGATCCTCGCACAGAGCCGGGATCCACACGACACCGACGAGCCACAGTATCAGGAGTATCACGCGTTCAACCGGGATCGCGGTCGACTCCCTGGTGCGCTCAGGATACGAGCGCGCTACAAAACCTATGCGACGCCGTGGTTCGACTACCTGCTCGTCTCGCCGACAGAGATGGACAGGGTTCTCGCGGAGACCGATTGGGCGCGGACGGAGACCTGGCAGGGCGAAGGCGGGCTGTACACTGCGATGCTGGAGAAAGAGAAGTAA
- the radB gene encoding DNA repair and recombination protein RadB translates to MSDPISTGCDAVDDLLGGGLERGAVTQIYGQPAAGKTNLALSGAVETAVAGASSLYLDTEGVSIDRLEQLADARGDVEDLASRIILTEAHTFEEQQEAVRDAEELATQVDLIVLDSATGFYRLERTEQEDGEALRAVARQITHLLSLARKHDLAVAFTNQVFSDPDGDRARPLGGHTLNHWSSVVLRLDRFRGGKRRATLEKHHAKATGDTARFQITDTGMAGVEDG, encoded by the coding sequence GTGAGCGACCCGATCTCGACCGGCTGTGACGCTGTCGACGACCTGCTCGGCGGTGGACTCGAACGCGGTGCCGTCACGCAGATCTACGGCCAACCCGCTGCCGGGAAGACGAACTTGGCACTGAGTGGGGCCGTCGAGACCGCTGTGGCAGGTGCGTCGTCGCTGTATCTCGACACCGAGGGCGTCTCGATCGATCGCCTGGAACAACTCGCCGACGCCCGCGGCGATGTTGAGGACCTCGCTTCGCGGATCATTCTCACCGAGGCCCATACCTTCGAAGAACAGCAGGAGGCCGTCCGGGACGCCGAGGAACTCGCCACACAGGTCGATCTGATCGTCCTGGACAGTGCGACGGGATTCTATCGGCTGGAACGCACTGAACAGGAAGACGGCGAGGCCTTGCGGGCGGTCGCCCGCCAGATCACGCACCTCCTCAGCTTGGCCCGCAAGCACGACCTCGCCGTCGCCTTTACCAACCAGGTGTTCAGCGATCCCGACGGCGACCGGGCGCGCCCCCTCGGCGGCCACACGCTCAACCACTGGTCGTCGGTCGTCCTCCGACTGGATCGGTTCCGTGGGGGCAAGCGTCGCGCCACGCTGGAGAAACACCACGCGAAGGCCACTGGCGACACCGCACGCTTTCAGATCACGGACACGGGGATGGCCGGCGTCGAGGACGGCTAA
- a CDS encoding CheF family chemotaxis protein, which translates to MSEGEHTLADTKGRFVQVVKDGRKRNDVEWIPGRLVLSNKRLVLASNEGKQTIPVSDIQSIRTRQNVTEAIAQVSGYISIQAGRNVLLLAPADEEAFAEALFGARLDQQVVLAKHPAVKGGVVQDTDWEKARIKVGEDAVELAISSGEFVEIELDDVGTVDETERTVRGNERSVLEAEHAIEGTSVKTYLSGSPTDCSVLASLLRSGDQHVESDIDLSEAEREVLMALYTGVSPFEIPDFVGLEVGEVENVFERLAEQGVVEKVRTRREVDLKPRGRSIASEASADQ; encoded by the coding sequence ATGAGCGAAGGCGAACACACGCTCGCCGACACGAAGGGCCGGTTCGTCCAGGTCGTCAAAGACGGGCGGAAACGCAACGACGTTGAGTGGATCCCTGGACGATTGGTCCTCTCGAATAAGCGACTCGTCTTGGCGAGCAACGAAGGCAAGCAGACCATCCCCGTCTCGGACATCCAGAGCATCAGGACTCGCCAGAACGTCACCGAGGCGATCGCACAGGTTTCGGGCTACATCTCGATCCAGGCGGGCCGGAACGTCCTGTTGCTCGCGCCGGCCGACGAGGAGGCCTTTGCGGAGGCACTGTTCGGTGCGCGTCTGGACCAGCAAGTAGTACTGGCGAAACACCCCGCGGTAAAAGGTGGCGTCGTACAGGACACCGACTGGGAGAAGGCCCGGATCAAAGTGGGCGAGGACGCCGTCGAACTGGCGATCTCCAGCGGCGAGTTCGTCGAGATCGAACTCGACGACGTCGGGACTGTCGACGAAACTGAGCGGACAGTCAGGGGGAACGAACGGTCCGTCCTCGAGGCCGAACACGCAATCGAGGGGACCAGTGTGAAGACCTACCTCTCGGGGTCCCCAACTGACTGTTCGGTCCTGGCGTCGCTGTTGCGGTCGGGTGACCAGCACGTCGAGTCGGACATCGATCTCTCCGAGGCAGAACGCGAGGTGCTGATGGCGCTTTATACAGGTGTCTCGCCGTTCGAGATCCCGGACTTCGTCGGGCTCGAGGTGGGGGAAGTCGAGAACGTCTTCGAACGGCTCGCCGAGCAAGGCGTCGTCGAGAAAGTACGAACGCGCCGAGAAGTCGATCTCAAACCACGCGGGCGCTCGATCGCCAGCGAGGCCAGCGCCGATCAGTAA
- a CDS encoding CheF family chemotaxis protein, producing MSESVIADFVAKFNSEKTARAEPTTGRVLLSQKRLVLAADESKTTIPLSNVFDVAVGHVPPGLGDFFDSTVTIAFEKGDRRLVAVIESDDAKIEKFSTVLFKALLNGTDTTVKHPAELGGRVTDAEYTPAKLALEPKGVRFNRSSDSFTISLSAVTEFSRDTREIAGSSRATIVVRHMPDGQAMTTVAALPSSRKLSLLGRYLRLEYSDLMGELKDIELTNAEKELLIAVYSAGDMGGVSLANVVDRDASEVTMLVNDLEADDLVTTTDDGPVLTSKGRVVVNRHLDDVND from the coding sequence ATGTCGGAGTCAGTCATCGCCGATTTCGTCGCTAAATTCAACTCGGAGAAGACTGCGCGGGCTGAACCGACGACCGGACGGGTCCTTCTGAGTCAGAAACGGCTGGTACTGGCTGCAGACGAGTCCAAGACGACGATCCCACTCTCGAACGTCTTCGATGTCGCTGTCGGGCACGTCCCGCCGGGCCTGGGTGATTTCTTCGATTCGACGGTCACGATCGCCTTCGAGAAGGGCGACCGGCGGCTCGTCGCCGTGATCGAATCCGACGACGCGAAAATCGAGAAGTTCTCGACGGTACTGTTCAAGGCGCTGCTCAACGGCACGGACACGACCGTCAAACATCCCGCCGAACTCGGCGGGCGCGTCACCGACGCGGAGTACACACCGGCTAAACTCGCTTTGGAGCCCAAGGGCGTGCGGTTCAACCGCTCGTCGGATTCCTTTACGATCTCGCTGTCGGCTGTTACCGAATTCAGCAGAGATACCAGGGAAATCGCCGGTTCCAGCCGGGCGACCATCGTCGTCAGGCACATGCCCGACGGGCAGGCGATGACGACGGTCGCCGCCCTCCCCTCGTCGCGGAAGCTCTCCTTGCTGGGTCGGTACCTCCGGCTCGAGTATTCGGACTTGATGGGCGAACTCAAGGACATCGAGCTTACCAACGCCGAGAAAGAGTTGTTGATCGCCGTCTACTCCGCCGGCGACATGGGGGGCGTCTCGCTGGCGAACGTCGTCGATCGGGACGCAAGCGAAGTGACCATGCTCGTAAACGACCTCGAAGCCGATGACTTGGTCACGACGACCGACGACGGGCCGGTGCTGACATCGAAAGGGCGGGTCGTCGTCAACCGGCACCTCGATGATGTTAACGACTGA
- a CDS encoding 30S ribosomal protein S6e encodes MADFTVAVADPEAGDTYQVEVEGQDANRFVGRELGDEVEGDAVGLGGFTLELTGGSDDAGRPLREDVRGTDLKSILLEGGTGFNPERDGQRKRVTVRGREVSDAVRQLNARIVEYGDGDVDELLGAE; translated from the coding sequence ATGGCAGATTTCACCGTCGCCGTGGCCGACCCGGAGGCCGGCGACACCTACCAGGTCGAAGTTGAGGGACAGGACGCCAACCGATTTGTGGGCCGCGAACTCGGCGACGAAGTCGAGGGCGACGCGGTCGGGCTCGGCGGGTTCACGCTCGAACTCACCGGCGGCTCCGACGACGCCGGCCGCCCGCTGCGCGAAGACGTCCGCGGCACGGATCTCAAGTCGATCCTGCTTGAGGGCGGAACTGGTTTCAACCCCGAGCGCGACGGCCAGCGCAAGCGCGTCACTGTCCGTGGCCGGGAGGTCAGTGATGCGGTCCGCCAGCTCAACGCCCGGATCGTCGAGTACGGTGACGGCGACGTCGACGAACTCCTCGGCGCGGAATAG
- a CDS encoding transcriptional regulator — protein sequence MERTTRERITDQLREEALSATALAAEFALSTPTTLEHIEHIAASLEETDEQLLVAPPECADCGFTDFDDRLNVPSRCPDCHSEDVTPPAFRIE from the coding sequence ATGGAACGGACGACTCGCGAGCGGATCACCGACCAGTTGCGCGAGGAGGCGCTATCGGCGACCGCGCTGGCCGCGGAATTTGCCCTTTCGACGCCAACCACCCTGGAACACATCGAGCACATCGCCGCATCTCTGGAGGAGACCGACGAGCAGTTGCTGGTCGCCCCGCCAGAGTGCGCTGACTGTGGGTTCACCGACTTCGACGACCGGTTGAACGTTCCGAGTCGATGTCCGGACTGTCACAGCGAGGACGTGACACCGCCGGCGTTCCGGATCGAGTAG
- a CDS encoding aminotransferase class IV, protein MTDDWYSHVDGEIVPAEEATVNVRDRGFAYGDAAFETLRAYGGEVFAWDAHADRLEQTCETLGFAEAIPPREDLRERIEETLAANDLADAYVKLSITRGVQPGKLTPEPRVDPTIVVTVSELPRGGVDGTPVHDGPATVVTVDRRRVPDAAIPADAKTHNYLNGILARLDLRRGGEGADSGPADEPTADEALLLDEGGSLTEGATSNLFFVADGVLHTPSTDLPILPGVTRSIVLELARTEGLPVEEGFYRPERLRSADEAFLTNTTWEVRPVETIDGEAVGGGPITELLGRLYDRRVERTCY, encoded by the coding sequence GTGACCGACGACTGGTACTCCCACGTCGACGGCGAGATCGTCCCGGCCGAGGAGGCGACCGTCAACGTGCGCGATCGCGGGTTCGCCTACGGCGACGCGGCCTTCGAGACGCTGCGGGCGTACGGCGGCGAGGTCTTCGCCTGGGACGCCCACGCCGATCGACTCGAACAGACCTGCGAAACCTTGGGCTTCGCGGAGGCGATCCCGCCCAGGGAGGACCTCCGCGAGCGGATCGAAGAGACGCTTGCGGCCAACGACCTCGCGGATGCCTACGTGAAGCTCTCGATAACCAGGGGAGTCCAGCCCGGGAAACTGACACCCGAGCCACGGGTCGACCCCACGATCGTCGTCACGGTGTCGGAACTTCCCCGGGGCGGCGTCGACGGGACACCCGTCCACGACGGTCCGGCGACTGTTGTCACCGTCGATCGGCGACGGGTTCCCGACGCCGCGATCCCGGCCGACGCCAAGACCCACAACTACCTGAACGGGATCCTCGCGCGGCTGGATCTTCGCCGTGGCGGCGAGGGGGCCGACAGTGGACCGGCTGACGAGCCAACGGCGGACGAGGCACTCTTGCTGGACGAAGGGGGCTCGCTAACGGAAGGCGCGACGAGCAACCTCTTTTTCGTCGCGGACGGCGTTCTCCACACGCCCAGTACCGACCTGCCCATCCTCCCTGGCGTGACCCGCTCGATCGTTCTCGAACTCGCCCGCACAGAGGGTCTGCCAGTCGAAGAAGGGTTCTATCGGCCGGAGCGACTCCGATCGGCCGACGAGGCGTTCCTGACGAACACGACCTGGGAAGTTCGTCCCGTCGAAACGATCGACGGCGAGGCAGTCGGTGGTGGCCCGATCACCGAGTTGCTCGGGCGACTGTACGACCGACGCGTCGAGCGCACGTGTTACTGA
- a CDS encoding anthranilate synthase component II: protein MTGPILVIDNYDSFAYNLVQYVGEALSDRIDLELRPADPREAVVVRRNDAIDAPEIRNLDPAGIVVSPGPGTPAEAGVSQAVFELDYPALGVCLGHQALCSANGAAVGHAPSVVHGKPSTVTHDGRGLFASLPDPMDVGRYHSLAIDHEALPPVLEETAWTDDEARVVMGVRHREHPHVGVQFHPESILTDAGKRLVTSFCERSLRGDLA from the coding sequence GTGACCGGGCCGATTCTCGTAATCGACAACTACGATTCGTTCGCGTACAACCTCGTCCAGTACGTCGGCGAGGCCCTGTCCGACCGGATCGATCTCGAACTGCGACCGGCTGACCCCCGAGAGGCAGTCGTCGTCCGGCGAAACGACGCGATCGACGCGCCGGAGATTCGGAATCTCGACCCCGCCGGGATCGTCGTCTCACCGGGGCCGGGCACACCAGCCGAGGCGGGGGTCTCGCAGGCGGTCTTCGAACTCGACTATCCGGCGCTTGGGGTCTGTCTCGGCCACCAGGCGCTGTGTTCGGCAAACGGCGCGGCGGTCGGCCACGCACCGTCGGTCGTCCACGGCAAGCCCTCGACGGTGACTCACGACGGCCGGGGACTGTTCGCGTCGCTGCCCGATCCGATGGACGTCGGTCGGTACCACTCGCTGGCGATCGACCACGAGGCGTTGCCGCCAGTGCTCGAAGAGACGGCTTGGACCGACGACGAGGCCCGCGTCGTCATGGGCGTCCGCCACCGCGAGCACCCTCACGTCGGCGTGCAGTTCCACCCCGAGAGCATCCTGACCGACGCCGGCAAGCGACTCGTCACGTCGTTTTGCGAGCGGTCACTGCGAGGTGACTTGGCGTGA
- a CDS encoding anthranilate synthase component I family protein gives MSEPRVVTDRSTFREVAADAGPADRVPVEARVTVPDPFDAYRRARSNEGGAFLEASGGAEGWSYFGVDPVEWLTVGPDGDAIDALVDRLDGAGLVRGNCGVPYPCGAIGWLSYDAAREIEDLPADAERDRDLPRLQVAFYDALVAWREPADSPVELRVTACPRLGDGSAADGDWHRNVSGTDPDAAFERGHERALELARRALDGDRAATEPPDDGPVRFQSDCGRAAFTDRVERVKQYVRDGDTFQANVSHRLRAPAAVHPVETFAALREVNPAPYSGLLEFPDVDLVSASPELLLHRDGDRLVTEPIAGTRPRGETPAADRTLEADLTSDEKERAEHAMLVDLERNDLGKVSVFGSVDVREYRRVDRYSAVMHLVSLVEGRLRPERDLADAIRAVFPGGTITGAPKPRTMEIIDEVEATRRGPYTGSIGIFGFDDRATLNIVIRTLVRYDEEYHLRVGAGIVHDSVPDREYDETLDKARALVNAVGDALDSEVSVVDAGDGPGVDRT, from the coding sequence ATGAGTGAGCCGCGAGTGGTGACCGACCGGTCGACGTTCCGCGAGGTGGCGGCCGATGCGGGTCCGGCCGATCGCGTCCCCGTCGAGGCCCGTGTGACAGTCCCCGACCCCTTCGACGCCTACCGACGCGCACGTTCGAATGAGGGTGGTGCGTTCCTCGAGGCGAGCGGCGGCGCCGAGGGATGGAGCTATTTCGGTGTCGATCCCGTCGAGTGGCTGACCGTCGGTCCGGACGGGGACGCGATCGACGCGCTCGTTGATCGACTCGACGGAGCGGGCCTTGTCAGGGGCAATTGTGGGGTTCCCTACCCCTGTGGTGCGATCGGGTGGCTCTCCTACGATGCCGCCCGCGAGATCGAGGACTTGCCGGCCGATGCCGAGCGCGACCGGGATCTGCCGCGTTTGCAGGTCGCCTTCTACGATGCGCTCGTCGCCTGGCGCGAACCTGCCGACTCGCCGGTCGAACTCCGCGTGACGGCCTGTCCGCGCCTCGGCGACGGGTCGGCCGCTGACGGGGACTGGCATCGCAATGTCAGCGGGACGGATCCCGACGCCGCCTTCGAGCGCGGTCACGAGCGGGCGCTGGAACTCGCCCGGCGAGCCCTCGATGGCGATCGCGCTGCGACGGAACCACCCGATGACGGACCGGTCCGGTTCCAGAGCGACTGCGGGCGGGCGGCGTTCACCGACCGCGTCGAGCGGGTCAAACAGTACGTCCGCGACGGCGACACCTTCCAGGCAAACGTCTCCCATCGGCTCCGGGCGCCGGCCGCGGTCCATCCGGTCGAGACCTTCGCCGCGCTCCGCGAGGTGAACCCGGCGCCGTACTCGGGCCTGCTGGAGTTCCCCGACGTCGATCTCGTAAGCGCGAGCCCCGAACTCCTGCTCCACCGGGACGGCGATCGACTGGTGACCGAACCGATCGCGGGGACCCGACCGCGAGGCGAGACGCCCGCTGCAGACCGCACACTCGAAGCCGATCTCACCAGCGACGAGAAGGAACGCGCCGAACACGCCATGCTGGTCGACTTAGAGCGCAACGATCTCGGGAAAGTCAGCGTGTTCGGGAGCGTCGACGTCCGGGAGTACCGACGGGTCGACCGCTACTCGGCGGTGATGCACCTGGTCTCGCTGGTCGAGGGGCGACTCCGTCCGGAACGGGACCTGGCTGACGCGATCCGGGCGGTCTTCCCCGGCGGGACGATCACCGGCGCGCCCAAGCCCCGGACGATGGAAATTATCGATGAGGTCGAGGCCACGCGACGGGGTCCGTACACCGGGAGTATTGGCATCTTCGGGTTCGACGACCGAGCGACGCTCAACATCGTCATCCGGACGCTGGTCCGCTACGACGAGGAGTACCACCTCCGGGTCGGGGCGGGAATCGTTCACGACTCCGTGCCCGACCGCGAGTACGACGAAACCCTCGATAAGGCACGTGCGCTGGTGAACGCCGTCGGGGACGCGCTGGATAGCGAGGTCAGTGTCGTCGACGCGGGCGACGGTCCCGGGGTGGATCGGACGTGA
- a CDS encoding helix-hairpin-helix domain-containing protein has protein sequence MGLIERIKVALGLAPREPTRARQEGGSTGQDVAVTVEHEPNTETEDAVKGTGTDVEGSAEGTAEPAAQPNESTEDDESATIGTGDDESATTATTDDESTSTATADTDERASVATDDDSEPTSTDDTETEAEDEDESEGTAESSEEAVDVQSIDGIGPAYAERLGEAGIEAVADLREADAATVAEDSGIAEGRVSTWIERASE, from the coding sequence ATGGGACTCATCGAACGGATCAAAGTCGCCCTCGGGCTGGCGCCCCGTGAGCCCACACGTGCTCGCCAAGAGGGAGGGTCGACTGGCCAGGACGTCGCTGTCACGGTCGAACACGAACCCAACACCGAGACTGAGGACGCGGTGAAGGGAACCGGAACGGACGTGGAGGGATCCGCCGAGGGGACGGCCGAACCGGCCGCACAACCGAACGAGTCGACCGAAGACGACGAATCGGCGACTATTGGGACTGGCGACGACGAATCGGCGACCACTGCAACTACCGACGACGAGAGTACCTCGACAGCGACTGCCGATACCGACGAACGTGCGTCGGTAGCCACCGATGACGACAGTGAGCCGACGAGCACGGACGACACTGAAACCGAGGCGGAGGATGAAGATGAGAGTGAAGGGACGGCGGAATCGTCCGAAGAAGCCGTCGACGTCCAGTCGATCGACGGGATCGGCCCGGCCTACGCCGAACGGCTCGGCGAGGCCGGTATCGAGGCCGTCGCGGACCTGCGCGAGGCCGACGCCGCGACCGTCGCCGAGGACAGTGGGATCGCGGAGGGGCGCGTCTCGACCTGGATCGAGCGGGCAAGCGAATAA
- a CDS encoding shikimate dehydrogenase has product MDVYGLIGNPVEHSLSPPMHEAAYDELGIDARYVTFEPAEGAAGEAVDAAATLGLAGLNVTIPFKQAVLEAVEPDDLAARIGAVNTIDFSGDRPTGHNTDAIGAVRALEAHDVDLERDAVVVGAGGAGRAVAFGLATEGMDVAIANRTVQKAHDLAADVPGASGHGLDALPELLSGADVLVNATSVGMDEDRSPVPTDALHGNLAVLDAVYSPIQTRLLREAAETGATTVDGAWMLLFQGVEAFERWTGRDAPVDVMNRALRGRL; this is encoded by the coding sequence ATGGACGTCTATGGACTCATTGGGAATCCCGTCGAACATTCTCTCTCGCCGCCCATGCACGAAGCCGCCTACGACGAGCTGGGAATCGACGCTCGCTACGTCACCTTCGAGCCGGCCGAAGGCGCAGCCGGCGAGGCAGTCGACGCGGCGGCGACGCTCGGACTTGCCGGCCTGAACGTCACCATCCCGTTCAAACAGGCCGTCCTCGAGGCGGTCGAGCCGGACGATCTGGCGGCCCGGATCGGCGCAGTCAACACGATCGACTTCTCCGGTGATCGACCGACGGGCCACAACACCGATGCGATCGGTGCCGTGCGCGCACTCGAGGCCCACGACGTCGATTTGGAGCGGGATGCGGTCGTCGTCGGTGCTGGCGGGGCCGGCCGGGCGGTCGCGTTCGGTCTGGCTACGGAAGGGATGGACGTCGCGATCGCCAATCGAACCGTACAGAAGGCCCACGACCTCGCGGCGGACGTACCCGGCGCGAGCGGTCACGGCCTCGACGCCCTCCCCGAACTGCTTTCGGGGGCGGACGTGCTGGTGAACGCGACCAGCGTGGGGATGGACGAGGATCGCTCGCCGGTCCCGACCGACGCACTCCACGGAAATCTTGCCGTGCTCGATGCGGTCTACAGCCCCATTCAAACTCGCCTCCTCCGGGAGGCTGCTGAGACGGGCGCGACGACGGTCGACGGCGCCTGGATGTTGCTCTTCCAGGGCGTCGAGGCGTTCGAGCGCTGGACCGGACGGGACGCACCTGTCGATGTGATGAATCGAGCGCTACGTGGACGCCTTTAA
- a CDS encoding sodium:calcium antiporter, with product MSRLRHPLTAVAAAVALTIPWVVVELSRIAATLEWMPIDSGIALSTELTVLVTGLAVVGASFLLAWGAETAEKDVPRAFALAVLAVLAVAPEYAVDAFYAWNAGAQSGTAAGAEAGNLAIANMTGANRILIGLGWSGIALFTVYRAYRVRDESVEFRDGFLADIVTLDKALTTEITFLWLATLWAFLVPLGGGIDLIDTVVLVGLYVSYILIIIRSGIETEEEQIGVPGYLQAYRKPKRIATVMGLFIYSGIMILIAVEPFAHGLEELGLQYGVPKFFMIQWIAPLASESPELIVVVYLVNKARSSAGFNALISSKLNQWTLLIGTLAVVYSVAQGGLGTLAFDYKQSLEIWITAAQSFFALAILVNFNISLREAVGLLVLFVSQVVAEFVVLNVLSLPNPEAVSHQILLGYTAVYVLIGLAMFLYRRQAVKEMLAMTYEVIQTAFGRRSDFEIEER from the coding sequence GTGTCTCGTCTACGCCATCCACTAACGGCAGTCGCCGCCGCAGTCGCATTGACGATCCCGTGGGTCGTCGTCGAGCTGTCGCGGATCGCGGCGACACTCGAATGGATGCCGATCGATTCCGGGATTGCCCTCTCGACGGAGCTGACCGTGCTGGTGACCGGGCTGGCCGTCGTCGGCGCGTCGTTCCTGCTCGCGTGGGGTGCCGAAACAGCCGAGAAAGACGTCCCCCGGGCGTTCGCACTCGCGGTCCTCGCGGTGCTGGCCGTGGCTCCGGAGTACGCCGTCGACGCCTTCTACGCCTGGAACGCTGGCGCACAGTCCGGAACGGCGGCAGGTGCCGAAGCCGGGAATCTCGCTATCGCCAACATGACCGGAGCCAACCGGATCCTGATCGGCCTGGGCTGGTCCGGGATCGCGCTGTTCACTGTCTATCGAGCTTACAGAGTCCGGGACGAATCCGTCGAATTCCGGGACGGATTTCTCGCCGACATCGTGACCCTGGACAAGGCGCTGACGACCGAGATCACGTTTCTCTGGCTGGCGACGTTGTGGGCGTTTCTCGTCCCGCTGGGCGGCGGGATCGACTTGATCGACACCGTCGTCCTCGTCGGGTTGTACGTGAGTTACATCCTGATCATCATTCGCTCGGGCATCGAAACAGAGGAAGAACAGATCGGCGTGCCCGGCTACCTCCAAGCCTACCGAAAGCCAAAGCGGATCGCGACCGTGATGGGGCTGTTCATCTACTCGGGCATCATGATCCTGATCGCCGTCGAGCCCTTCGCCCACGGGCTCGAAGAACTCGGGCTCCAGTACGGCGTCCCGAAGTTCTTCATGATCCAGTGGATCGCACCGCTGGCCAGCGAATCCCCCGAGTTGATCGTGGTCGTCTATCTCGTCAACAAGGCCCGGTCCTCGGCCGGATTCAACGCCCTGATTTCCTCGAAGCTCAACCAGTGGACGCTGCTGATCGGGACGCTGGCGGTCGTCTATAGCGTCGCACAGGGGGGACTCGGAACGCTCGCGTTCGACTACAAACAGAGTCTGGAAATCTGGATTACGGCCGCCCAGTCGTTCTTCGCGCTGGCGATCCTGGTCAACTTCAACATCAGCCTCCGTGAGGCGGTCGGATTGCTCGTCTTGTTCGTCTCACAGGTGGTAGCCGAGTTCGTGGTGTTGAACGTACTCTCGCTACCGAATCCCGAGGCCGTCAGCCACCAGATCCTGCTCGGCTATACGGCCGTGTACGTCCTCATCGGTCTCGCGATGTTCCTCTACCGCCGTCAGGCAGTCAAAGAGATGCTCGCCATGACATACGAGGTGATCCAGACGGCGTTCGGTCGCCGGAGTGACTTCGAGATCGAGGAACGATGA